ATCACCACAAGATTAaatagtagattttttttctaaaagtattTCCTTCCAACGTCTAATTGCCTGGATATAAAAATTtgagggtggagggtatagctaaagtagtagagtgcatgcttagcatcaaagaggtcctgggttcaatctccagtacctcctctaaaaataaataaataaacttaattaccaccccctttaacccccccaaaaaaagaaaaagaaggaaaaaaaatgaaaaaattttgggaaattctgttaatatttttccttattaatgcatttctaattttctttttttaggaagTCAAATGTAATTTCACTGCAAAGAATTATGCTTTGATTCCAGCAAATATCAGTAAAGATGTTACTATACTTGATCTCAGTTACAACAAAATTACTCTGAATGTTACAGACACAACAGTTCTACAGACTTATTTTTTACTCACTGAGCTCTATTTGACTGACAACAATGTCATCATCTTACATAATAATAGTTTTGGGAACCTCTCCAAtctagaaattttaaatatttgtagaaacTCCATCCACATAATTCAACAGGGTGCTTTTATGGGCTTAAATAAACTAAAACAGCTATATCTCTGCCAAAACAAAATATTACAACTGAATCCTGATATATTTGTGCCTCTAAAAAACCTGATACTACTTAGTCTGCAAGGCAATTTGATAAGCTATTTTGATGTACCACAACTGTCTCATCTGGAACTCATAACTTTATATGGAAACCCATGGAACTGCTCTTGTAGTCTACTGAGTTTGCAAAACTGGTTGAACACATCGAATGTGACACTAGGTAAGCAATCATTAATTTAAATTAGTCAAAATCAAAATGTGACTGATTTTTGGTTGTTCTATCCCAGAAAAGTCTCTCATTTCGTGTCTTAAGGAAACTATTGATGTTTaagggaaacaggaaaaaaacactGGAAAGCAATTATTGAATAGATGTTGTACCTTGgcctctccaggaaaaaaaaaaaaaggaaaaaaaatttaaatgttttatatatgtgaGATGATACTGTTACTTTATATACTAAGCTTGCAGTTTCAGTACATAAGactaattttaaaagtacttccttttcaaacaaaacataaatacaaaacggaaacagactcatagacatagaatacaaacttgcggttgccaagggggagggagggtgggaagggacagactgggatttcaaaatgtagaatagataaacaagattatactgtatagcacagggaaatatatacaagatcttatggtagctcacagcaaaaaaaaaaaatgtgacaatgaatatatgtacgttcatgtataactgaaaaattgtgctctaactggaatttgaaacattgtaaaatgactataactcaataaaaaaatgttatttaaaaaaaaaagtacttcctTTTCTCAGCATATCCTGTCAGAGAGTAGGCGAAAACAGGTACCCTACTTTCTAAACTGCACACCACATTCCAGATGTTCACCACAATCTTACTCATAACATCTTTACTAGCACAAACTAAACAATAAACACAGACTGCACTTAaactatatttataaaataacttaataaataaaaatgggcaTCTTTCCCTTGTCATGTTGCTAGGCAAATATAACAGTTTCATCTTCAATGATGACAGGTAGATATGTCAAAAAATTTTaggtgaaaattataaaatgctgttAACCATAATAGTTTATTAACTTTAATAATCTTATTTTCCATAATAAATCTTATTCTTTCTATTTtaccagaaaatgaaaacatcaccATGTGTAACTATCCAGATATCCTGAAGCACTACAATATCAAAACAGTACCTTACAAGGCTGAATGCTACTCAAAATTTTCTTCGCCTATAACTGAAGATCTTTATAATAATCATTTTCAGTCCATTAGCAATTCAACACTTCATAGCTCTTTCAACAACATCACAAGAAATTCAGGTAATGTACTGGTTTTCAATATAAATATTGCTGAGGATAGTATACTAAATAAATTAAGATAGTTctcatttttttgcattttaaatttgaagAAACAATGTAAAAGATCAATTTCTCTGCTCAACAAAAGATTTACAAAATATTGGATTTCTAAATGAGGCTCTGCTAGGTATCAGTCAAATGCCATTatgcaaattatttaacttctctgagctttgatATTAACTCATCAAGTcacaattctttttatttatttattttaattttattcttttttttttttggtagggggaggaaggtaattaggtctccttaatttatttatttttagaggaggtactggggattgaactcaggatctcctgcttgctaagcatgcactctaccacttgagctgtaccctctcccaaGTTACAATTCTTAACAGGTATAAATCAGTAGTTCCTAGGTGAATGCATAAACAATACCTGCTAAGACAGGTAGTTATTTTGAAAAAGGGTATTCTTTCACacactatgaaatatctttatttaTTGCAGTTTTAGTAACTTTTgcttaaagaaaattattaagtACATTTATTTCTAATACCAGTATCGGGGAGTTATTAGGACATgcaatgatgatttttttttttttttttggtcaatttaACAAAATTCTCCCCCCTCTCTTTCCCGGTATTCCATTTAAGAACATGAATCTCTTGGAAAAAGCTGGGCTTTGCTTGTTGGTGTTGTAGTTACCGTACTGATGACTTCACTCCTCATTTTTATTGCTATCAAATGTCCAGTATGGTATAACATTCTGCTAAGTTACAATCATCATCGCCTGGAAGAGCATGAAGCAGAAACCTATGAAAATGGTTTTACCGGAAATCCAAGTTCTCCTTCACAGATACCAGATACAAATCCTGAAGAAACTACAGTAATATTTGAACAACCACATTCATTTGTGATAGATGATGATGGGTTTATTGAAGACAAATATATAGATACTCATGAATTACATGAAGAAAATTAATtctcaaagtttgattctttaaaaaatgttaccaGCTCACTCACAGTTTAGGCAAGGAGATTCTGATATGTGACATACTGAGAACTATAGCTAGAAGACTTTCATATTAATTGCAAcacatataaatattataaaattattctctTCTCATTGGCATTGTACAAGTAGGCCCAAATATAGCAACTGCCACTCCTTGGTAGCTAGCAGTTAAAAATACTAGCATTACTATTCTCAGTAGTACTCAGGAGACCATACATAATAGTGGAAAGGCCTAAAGTAAATTGTTCATTAATTAAAATGAACTGATTCTCATATTAGCCAGATATTTGATGTAGTacatattaaattatattaaagttTTACTGCTTGgtatcaataaagaaaaaagattttggaTTTCTATCATGAGTCAAAGGGAAGAACAGAGGTAGTATAAACTGACAATACACTAAGATTGATTTTATGCTCATAGAATGAATACATGGAATtggaaaatgctttttaaatttttttaaatgcttcttgAATTGGCACAACAAATTTCTGAAAAGTTAGTAGCAAGTTAAAACACAGGCACAATGTCCAGGCACAATCTCTAATAAGTTACCATTGATTTTGGATACAAAGAAAGACTGTCATCATAATGCATGGTCAACACAATTGAATAAAATGGTGGCTTCCAAAGTGGGAATTATCTATgaatcttgttttaaaaaaacacttatttCTGCCTCTCTTTGGGAGATTTTTATTCAAATGAGTTTGTGTTAGGGCTGAGGAATCTTCAGTTGGTCCATGGTCAGTTCTTTGGGACACTGTAGATAAAGCAATGTTTCCCAAACTTTCTAGAACATTAATTTCCAGAGAGACATTTAGAAGTATTTACAGGTTGGGGGAAAAAGGAACATGGTCAAACTAATACAGAATCACTGTAGGAAATACTGGATTTAAACAAAGTGAAACAAGCTTCTTTACTATAGGACTTAACCAAGACTTTATTAAGTTAAACCACTCTCTGATCTTCAAGAACAAAGTTTTAAGAATTTTCCaaactttcttaaaaacaaaaccttttcttTGACATATGCCTACAAGTAGCTCATAGCACAATAATGGTCCAAAGAACACTGGCCTTGAGCCTATTATAGAAGAATCTAAAGTGAATTATTtgccaattccttataatcatTGGCTACAATCATAATTTTAACAACTTAATGCAAATAGTGGCATTAAGAACTGTAACAAAATCTATTATTTTTACCTCCCATATGTGGGGAAGTTAAGTGTATTTATCTATACCTTTTAGAGAAAAGAATATTTCTAAGATACTGaaatatatttatggaataaataatataatattttgcattttcttcatcaTAATACAGGGAAGGGAACAGTGGCTAGCAGTGTGGATAGAACAGAGTTGCATATAAGCTGATACAGCTGGGAGATGGGTACACAGGAGTATAATAcactagtttatttttgtgtatgttcaaGTTCCTCTATAACATAAAGTTTTTAAAACGTGTATGTACCTAGTAGTTTCTTAGAAAAGAGAGACTAAAAATAATGTAGATGTGTTATATTCTAACAATAGTCATTTTTAAGGTTATATCAATAGTAAATTCAGTTCAAATgtttactgaggaaaataaaaactgtttaGGACAATACACTATGTGAAATAAAATTGACTCATTTAAGATGTGTATTTGCTCGTATGTATaggaacatatgttttcaataaaggatataaatgttttatgtgtaatatttctaataaataaattatacttaACAGTTTTAAATCTCAAATATGAGTGAGATAATTATAAAAACACAAAGCATCTTTTTCTAAATAACCTATCATTTTACCAAAATATCATTTCCTACTTAAAGAGGCAAATATTAATATTTGAGATATTTGGtaagataaaatataattatgaatGGGTAAAGACTACATCTAATTACTTATATTCAAAAGCctcttatatttaaatattgggtattcaataaatatctgactaaacaaaaaaaaataaatgggttttaaaattataattacatatttttttaaaggataactgATTTTGGCTAAAACCAAACTAATGTAGACATTTGAATTAGAAGAGAATCATTAGTTCAAGCTGGCACGTGAAACTGAATTAAAGCCTGGTGTCTAAGTATTGTCACAGTAACATATTGAGGCTATATACTATAATCGATTTACTTAAAATGGGTGTTTCATAATAAACCAGATGGTCATACCACAGCAAATGGTGGTACtaaaagagaagaggaggaaaacagAAGTTTCCTACTCCTGCTTTTTCAAGGTATGGCATTTCCTGCTTCTTCTGAACGTATAGAGTCAAGATAGATCCTTGTGTTTTTGAGATGTTGTCCATCTGATTAACACACAAAATAAATCTATCCTCCTACTGTATATACAAGTAAAGTTCATAAAAATAACttagttttaatttaaatttcctcTTAAGAGAGTCAGGAGAAACTATTTCACTCAGCCTTAGTTACAAACTACAGATATTAAGTTCAAGACTCCTGATATTTCAGGACAAAGTACCGTATTTTAAGAAGTTTTTTCCTTAACCAAATGAACTAAATAGACAGAAAAGCCTATGACATACTTAAACTTATAATCTGGGAGTTATCTTTTGGGATAAAATATCTATAAAACATATACATGTAATACTTATAAACCTAATCTGGGTATTATATAACTTTGTAGctaaattatgaaataaatgagGACCTAAATGTTCTAAACTATATAATGTCCTCAGTGGGTTATAGCTTATTATTTCTTATTGTTTAGGTACCTAGGAGAGTATTTTATATGTagcaaatggtaaatatttgctaaatggtTTAAAACcagagcaacaacaacaacaaaaaggaagttTTCAAGTGAGTGTCTAAAATTGGAATAtggaattttctttgtaaaaGGGAAGAGACTTCCAGTATATTCGTAAGTTTTAAGATAGCACTTTTTAGCAGCATCAAATGATAGATGGGGAAAAGAGAttcctttgttttttaaacaacagaaaattacatttatctttcaaatattttgtcctTATATTTTAACAACCTATtcttcatcaaatatttactgtacATGCAGAGGCAACATGACAGTACATTTGGTGTTACAGAAATTTCATAATTTTCGTTATTACCCTTGCTGTCAAGGATACTAATATTGATAAGTTTACGGGACAAAATGTGTGTGGTATGTGCATGTACAAAATAGTTCATCTTCTATGTTTGCACTACCTTAGACAATAACTAAGGTCAAAAAGTCAATAAAGAATAAGTATGTTAACTACTGCTTTTGTCTCAGTATTTGGGTcccttcaaaattcatatgttgaaatcctaactgcCAAAGGTAATGGTATTAGCAGGTTGGGAAGTGATTTAGGTCATGAGGGTAaagtcctcatgaatgggattagtgcccttataaaagagatctCACAGAGTTCTCtagccccttccaccatgtgatgATATAGCAAGAATTTGCTGGGTCCGAACCAGTAAGAGGGCCTTCAGCATAACAAGACTAtactg
This portion of the Vicugna pacos chromosome 4, VicPac4, whole genome shotgun sequence genome encodes:
- the LRRC19 gene encoding leucine-rich repeat-containing protein 19, coding for MTYFFFFNGVEERADSSHTSLREKKKVKACDMKTTSITILFWPLFILLLSDKSQTSKTEVKCNFTAKNYALIPANISKDVTILDLSYNKITLNVTDTTVLQTYFLLTELYLTDNNVIILHNNSFGNLSNLEILNICRNSIHIIQQGAFMGLNKLKQLYLCQNKILQLNPDIFVPLKNLILLSLQGNLISYFDVPQLSHLELITLYGNPWNCSCSLLSLQNWLNTSNVTLENENITMCNYPDILKHYNIKTVPYKAECYSKFSSPITEDLYNNHFQSISNSTLHSSFNNITRNSEHESLGKSWALLVGVVVTVLMTSLLIFIAIKCPVWYNILLSYNHHRLEEHEAETYENGFTGNPSSPSQIPDTNPEETTVIFEQPHSFVIDDDGFIEDKYIDTHELHEEN